One part of the Neodiprion virginianus isolate iyNeoVirg1 chromosome 3, iyNeoVirg1.1, whole genome shotgun sequence genome encodes these proteins:
- the LOC124299518 gene encoding L-threonine ammonia-lyase-like, with protein MDAHPSIKIRENAATSQSHRCASFTAARAAGRPTYTPIESTLADGLAVPMVGYNAFVTADPLIDKLVVVKEEWIAIAILKLVENEKCIVEGAGATGLAAILAGQLDELKGKRVVLPLCGGNIDTTILGRCLERGLAAEGRLLKFTVTVSDRPGGISELCKMLADIGVSIKDIMHERAWIMSDIFSVEVKVVCETRDAHHARQLQEMLYKNYRRVVFGNSSEFSNGDDQSFTGR; from the exons ATGGATGCCCACCCAAGTATAAAAATCCGCGAAAATGCTGCAA CTAGCCAGTCCCACAGGTGCGCAAGTTTCACGGCAGCCCGGGCAGCCGGTCGTCCAACTTACACACCAATCGAATCGACTCTAGCCGATGGTCTGGCCGTTCCTATGGTTGGCTACAACGCCTTCGTTACTGCCGATCCGCTGATTGACAAGCTAGTCGTCGTCAAGGAGGAGTGGATCGCCATAGCGATCTTGAAGTTGGTCGAAAATGAGAAGTGCATAGTCGAGGGTGCCGGAGCTACGGGATTGGCCGCCATTCTCGCAGGACAGCTCGACGAACTGAAAGGAAAGAG AGTGGTCCTCCCCCTCTGCGGTGGCAACATAGATACGACGATCCTGGGTAGGTGCCTGGAGCGCGGACTTGCCGCCGAGGGTCGCCTCCTCAAGTTCACAGTGACGGTGTCCGACCGTCCAGGAGGGATCTCTGAGCTCTGCAAGATGCTCGCCGACATCGGGGTGTCCATAAAAGACATCATGCACGAGCGGGCCTGGATCATGTCGGACATATTCAGCGTCGAGGTCAAGGTCGTATGCGAGACCAGGGACGCCCATCACGCCCGACAGCTACAGGAAATGCTCTACAAGAACTACAGGAGGGTTGTTTTTGGCAACAGTTCCGAATTTTCAAACGGTGACGATCAATCCTTCACAGGGCGCTAG